In Acidobacteriota bacterium, the following are encoded in one genomic region:
- a CDS encoding phosphoglycerate kinase — protein MDKMTIRDFPLKDRRVFLRVDFNVPLKEGTIKDDRRIRESLPTIDFLIEQGVKLIIASHLGRPGGKVIEEMSLEPVSTRLAQLTGKKVKMAPDCIGEETRRMAMSLAPGDMLLLENLRFHPEEEKNDPGFSKELACLADVYVNDAFGAAHRAHASVEGIGKFLKPCLAGFLMEKELKYLSEITGNPKHPFVTILGGAKVSDKIKLINNLLRKVDKLLIGGAMAYTFMKAQGIPVGNSLTEEDRLELANSILEKCREHNIQMILPLDHIVVDDRDGEKVMETLDENIGEGRKGMDIGPKTISTFEQQIADAETIFWNGPMGVFENDLFSEGTRKVALAIAASKGLSVVGGGDSAAALKKFGLEEGIDHISTGGGASLEFVSGIPLPGILVLTDK, from the coding sequence ATGGATAAGATGACAATCAGAGATTTCCCTTTAAAGGACAGGAGGGTTTTCCTGCGTGTCGATTTCAACGTTCCGTTGAAGGAAGGAACAATAAAGGACGACAGGAGGATCAGGGAGTCTCTGCCGACAATCGATTTTCTCATAGAGCAGGGGGTAAAACTCATAATCGCCTCGCATCTTGGCAGGCCCGGAGGAAAAGTCATTGAAGAGATGAGCTTGGAGCCGGTGTCGACAAGGCTTGCGCAACTGACCGGGAAAAAGGTGAAGATGGCTCCCGACTGTATCGGAGAAGAAACGAGAAGGATGGCCATGTCGCTTGCTCCGGGAGATATGCTCCTGCTCGAGAATCTTAGATTCCATCCAGAAGAGGAAAAGAACGATCCCGGATTTTCGAAGGAGCTTGCCTGTCTTGCCGATGTCTACGTCAACGATGCCTTCGGTGCAGCCCACAGAGCCCATGCTTCCGTGGAGGGAATTGGCAAGTTCTTGAAGCCCTGCCTTGCAGGCTTTCTTATGGAGAAGGAGCTGAAGTACCTCAGCGAGATAACAGGGAACCCGAAACACCCCTTCGTCACTATACTTGGCGGAGCGAAGGTCTCCGACAAGATAAAACTCATAAATAATCTTCTGAGAAAAGTGGATAAATTACTGATAGGTGGAGCTATGGCTTACACCTTCATGAAGGCTCAGGGAATCCCCGTCGGGAATTCCCTGACGGAAGAGGATCGACTTGAGCTTGCCAACTCCATTCTTGAAAAATGCAGGGAGCACAATATTCAGATGATCCTCCCGCTGGACCACATCGTCGTGGATGACAGGGATGGGGAGAAAGTCATGGAGACGCTGGATGAGAATATAGGAGAGGGCCGTAAGGGAATGGACATTGGTCCAAAGACAATCTCCACCTTCGAACAGCAGATAGCTGACGCCGAGACGATTTTCTGGAACGGTCCCATGGGTGTCTTCGAAAATGATCTCTTCTCTGAGGGGACCAGAAAAGTAGCGCTAGCCATTGCCGCATCAAAAGGATTATCGGTCGTTGGCGGAGGCGACTCCGCTGCCGCTCTCAAGAAGTTCGGACTCGAAGAAGGGATCGACCATATCTCCACTGGAGGGGGAGCCTCCCTGGAATTCGTATCCGGAATTCCCCTTCCCGGCATTCTCGTTCTAACCGATAAATGA
- the tpiA gene encoding triose-phosphate isomerase has translation MRIPLIIANWKMNKTDTRVRRYMEDFLPLVKEIANREIAIAPPFVSLITLRNLIVGTGIKLCGQNMHWEYEGAYTGEISGTMLSEIGCSYVILGHSERREFFGETDERVQKKLQAAISAGLTPILCIGEKDFERDAERTFIVVEYQLRKALGGINLAPSRHLVIAYEPVWAIGTGRTAKPEQANEVHIFIRELLENIYNPDLASKIRIIYGGSVTPDNIGPLMSKEEIDGVLVGGASLDAEKFSRIVRFHIE, from the coding sequence ATGAGGATACCTCTTATCATTGCAAACTGGAAAATGAACAAAACAGATACCCGGGTTCGGAGATACATGGAGGATTTTCTCCCGCTCGTTAAGGAGATCGCGAACCGGGAGATCGCTATCGCCCCTCCATTCGTTTCCCTCATAACGTTGAGGAACCTGATCGTAGGCACAGGGATCAAGCTCTGCGGCCAGAACATGCACTGGGAATATGAAGGAGCATACACCGGAGAGATCTCAGGCACCATGCTAAGCGAGATCGGCTGTTCCTATGTCATTCTGGGGCACTCCGAGAGAAGAGAGTTCTTCGGTGAAACGGACGAGAGAGTGCAAAAGAAACTGCAAGCGGCTATTTCCGCCGGTTTGACGCCCATCCTGTGCATCGGGGAAAAAGACTTCGAGAGGGACGCCGAAAGGACTTTCATAGTCGTCGAATACCAGTTGCGAAAAGCTCTTGGAGGAATCAATCTTGCACCAAGCCGGCACCTCGTCATAGCCTATGAGCCGGTCTGGGCCATTGGGACCGGCCGCACTGCAAAGCCCGAGCAGGCGAACGAAGTCCACATTTTCATCAGGGAGCTCCTCGAGAACATCTACAATCCCGATCTGGCATCGAAAATCCGAATCATCTACGGCGGGAGCGTCACCCCGGACAATATCGGACCCTTGATGTCCAAGGAAGAGATAGACGGAGTCCTGGTTGGAGGTGCCTCTCTTGACGCCGAGAAGTTCTCGCGCATCGTTCGGTTCCATATTGAATGA
- the secG gene encoding preprotein translocase subunit SecG, which yields MINAFLIIIHVFVSIVLILVVLLQTGKRADLAGAFGGGGSQTALGTRGAATFLSKMTTASAIIFMLTSLSLAILSTRKRGEETVLDKARVKQEVPASSAPAIPQSPPAGTSQTETIPLAGQSEEVQQGAADTGAPQEKGSAQAEEKAP from the coding sequence ATGATAAATGCTTTCTTGATAATCATTCATGTTTTTGTTTCTATCGTTCTCATTCTCGTCGTCCTTCTTCAGACAGGGAAGCGAGCCGACCTTGCCGGGGCTTTTGGAGGTGGTGGAAGCCAGACGGCACTGGGAACGAGGGGAGCAGCAACATTTCTCTCCAAGATGACGACCGCATCGGCCATCATCTTCATGCTGACATCCCTCTCGCTTGCCATCCTCTCCACAAGGAAAAGAGGAGAGGAAACTGTCCTCGACAAGGCCAGAGTCAAGCAGGAAGTGCCGGCTTCATCAGCACCTGCCATTCCTCAGTCGCCTCCTGCCGGGACATCGCAGACAGAAACAATTCCTCTCGCCGGCCAGAGCGAGGAAGTTCAGCAGGGAGCAGCGGACACAGGCGCTCCGCAGGAAAAAGGGTCCGCTCAGGCAGAAGAAAAAGCTCCGTGA
- the lat gene encoding L-lysine 6-transaminase: MKQALQWVSVAPKDVHTTLKKHMLIDGFEMVVDLEKSSGTRIYDSRTGNILLDFFTFFATSPIGLNHPRMLTPEAKERLLRAAVNKPSNSDVYTIEMAEFVKTFSSMAMPDYLPHLFLIEGGALGVENALKASFDWKIRKNFKKGYREEKGTQVIHFQQAFHGRTGYTLSLTNTADPRKTMYFPKFNWPRIVNPKIRFPLEGQNLEDVIALERSAVEQIKTAFYNNKDDIAAIIIEPIQGEGGDNHFRPEFLQELRRLADENDAMLIFDEVQAGLGLTGKWWATNHFSVKPDFICFGKKVQVCGMMCGKRIEEVEDNVFKIPSRLNSTWGGNLTDMVRSTMYLKIIAEEGMIDNAAKMGEYMRGEILKLQREFPEFVSNARGRGLMCAFDCPTAADRDELRKICYANNLIILGCGHSSIRFRPALNISQPEIDEGMSILRKSIRGKLSKR; this comes from the coding sequence ATGAAGCAGGCTTTACAATGGGTTAGCGTTGCACCGAAAGATGTCCACACCACGCTGAAGAAGCACATGCTCATCGATGGCTTTGAGATGGTCGTGGATCTTGAAAAGAGCAGTGGAACCCGGATCTACGATTCCAGGACGGGAAATATCCTCCTTGATTTCTTCACCTTCTTCGCTACTTCTCCAATCGGGCTGAACCATCCGAGGATGTTGACGCCGGAAGCAAAGGAAAGATTATTGAGAGCTGCTGTCAATAAGCCGTCCAATTCGGACGTATACACCATAGAGATGGCGGAGTTCGTGAAGACCTTCTCCAGTATGGCCATGCCCGATTATCTTCCTCACCTCTTCCTGATCGAGGGGGGAGCGCTGGGAGTCGAGAACGCGCTTAAAGCCTCCTTCGATTGGAAGATCAGAAAGAATTTCAAGAAGGGGTACAGAGAAGAGAAAGGCACTCAGGTAATCCACTTCCAGCAGGCCTTCCATGGAAGGACGGGTTACACGCTCTCGCTGACGAATACGGCCGATCCGAGGAAGACCATGTATTTCCCGAAGTTCAACTGGCCGAGAATCGTAAATCCCAAGATCAGATTCCCTCTGGAAGGGCAGAACCTGGAGGATGTGATTGCCCTCGAAAGGAGTGCTGTCGAGCAGATCAAGACAGCCTTCTATAATAATAAGGATGACATCGCGGCCATCATCATCGAGCCGATACAGGGGGAAGGCGGCGATAATCATTTCCGCCCTGAGTTCCTGCAGGAGCTCAGGCGACTTGCCGATGAGAATGATGCGATGCTTATCTTCGACGAGGTTCAGGCTGGCCTCGGATTAACTGGTAAATGGTGGGCTACCAACCATTTTAGCGTGAAACCGGATTTTATCTGCTTTGGTAAAAAGGTTCAAGTTTGTGGGATGATGTGCGGAAAGAGAATTGAAGAGGTCGAAGACAACGTCTTTAAGATCCCAAGCAGACTCAATTCGACCTGGGGCGGCAACCTGACAGACATGGTGAGAAGCACCATGTACCTCAAGATCATCGCGGAAGAGGGAATGATCGACAACGCCGCGAAGATGGGGGAATACATGCGTGGTGAAATCCTGAAGCTGCAAAGGGAATTCCCTGAATTTGTTAGCAACGCAAGGGGAAGGGGACTGATGTGTGCCTTCGATTGCCCCACGGCTGCCGACCGGGACGAGCTCAGGAAGATCTGCTATGCGAACAACCTGATCATCCTTGGCTGCGGACACTCAAGCATTCGCTTCCGGCCAGCTCTCAACATCTCACAGCCGGAGATTGATGAAGGAATGAGCATTCTGAGGAAGTCAATCCGTGGAAAGCTCTCAAAGAGATAA
- a CDS encoding Lrp/AsnC family transcriptional regulator — MDEIDRKILKILQHDCYASQAEIASRVGLSTPSVNERIRKLEKGGIIRKYVAILDCGKIGIDITAFIEVFIEHPKHESLFAKEMKKLKEVQECHFVTGEGSCLLKVKAQNRLSLKNLLLDKINSMTGVRGTRTILVLSTAKEEISLNLDDREVELESRGNRTGKKNERENKTRN; from the coding sequence ATGGATGAGATAGACAGAAAAATCTTGAAGATACTGCAGCATGATTGCTATGCCTCGCAGGCGGAGATAGCATCCAGAGTAGGGCTCTCAACCCCTTCGGTAAACGAGAGGATCAGGAAGCTGGAAAAAGGTGGAATCATCAGAAAATACGTCGCCATCCTCGATTGCGGGAAGATCGGAATCGACATCACGGCTTTCATCGAAGTCTTCATCGAACACCCGAAGCATGAGAGTCTCTTCGCCAAGGAGATGAAGAAGCTGAAGGAAGTCCAGGAATGCCACTTCGTAACGGGAGAGGGGAGCTGCCTTCTGAAGGTAAAGGCCCAGAACAGGCTTTCTCTGAAGAACCTCCTTCTGGACAAGATCAATAGCATGACAGGAGTCCGTGGGACGAGGACGATTCTGGTTCTCTCAACGGCCAAGGAAGAGATATCTCTCAACTTGGATGATAGGGAGGTAGAGCTGGAAAGTCGAGGAAACAGAACAGGAAAAAAGAACGAAAGGGAAAATAAAACTAGAAATTAA
- a CDS encoding M24 family metallopeptidase: MIDIKLVQQEIRKRGMDGWLFYDFHNRDAMAYRILGLEFNKFTSRRWYYLIPAQGEPRKLVSGVESSKLDPLQGQKIIYRSWREQHRLLKELLKGCTKIAMQYSPTNNIPYISMVDAGTIELIRSLGVEVVSSADLVQIFEAIIDEKGYQAHLQAGLKVQKIKDEAFDFIGHKIRRGERVTEYEVQQFIIKRFKEEGLTDDGDHPIVAINDHAADPHFEPKGQNTYTIKKDDKLLIDLWARLDREDGIYYDITWCGFIGNDPPARYREIFETVRNARNAGRDFVRQKFIRGEKCFGYEVDDVCRGVITKAGYGEYFVHRTGHSIGHEVHGNGVNIDNFETKDERELVPGICFSLEPAIYLPGEMGARSEVNVFIAKEREVIVAGKEQEELILIY; encoded by the coding sequence ATGATAGACATCAAATTGGTTCAACAGGAGATAAGAAAGCGAGGGATGGACGGGTGGCTCTTTTATGATTTCCACAACCGGGATGCCATGGCCTATCGCATCCTGGGTCTGGAGTTCAACAAGTTTACTTCCCGCCGCTGGTATTACTTAATTCCAGCGCAAGGGGAACCGCGAAAGCTTGTCTCGGGAGTCGAATCTTCCAAGCTCGACCCCCTGCAGGGCCAGAAGATCATCTATCGTTCCTGGAGAGAGCAGCACCGACTGCTGAAAGAGCTTCTGAAGGGCTGCACGAAAATCGCTATGCAGTATTCCCCCACGAATAACATCCCCTATATCTCGATGGTGGATGCTGGCACGATCGAGCTTATACGTTCCCTGGGTGTAGAGGTTGTTTCCTCCGCCGATCTCGTTCAGATATTCGAAGCTATCATCGATGAGAAAGGGTATCAGGCTCATCTCCAGGCCGGCCTGAAGGTCCAGAAGATAAAGGATGAAGCCTTCGACTTCATCGGCCATAAGATCAGGAGAGGAGAGCGCGTTACCGAGTATGAAGTTCAGCAGTTCATCATCAAGCGCTTCAAGGAGGAAGGGCTGACTGACGACGGGGACCACCCCATCGTCGCCATCAACGACCATGCGGCAGATCCACACTTCGAGCCGAAAGGGCAGAATACTTATACTATAAAGAAAGATGATAAGCTGCTTATCGATCTGTGGGCAAGGCTTGATCGCGAGGACGGCATATACTACGACATCACCTGGTGCGGCTTCATCGGAAATGATCCTCCAGCTCGATACAGGGAGATCTTCGAGACGGTCAGGAATGCGAGGAATGCCGGGCGCGATTTCGTCCGCCAGAAATTTATCCGGGGAGAGAAATGCTTCGGGTACGAAGTAGATGATGTATGCCGCGGCGTCATAACGAAAGCGGGATATGGCGAATATTTCGTTCACCGCACCGGTCATTCCATAGGCCATGAGGTTCATGGCAACGGTGTGAACATCGATAACTTCGAGACGAAGGATGAGAGGGAACTGGTTCCGGGCATATGCTTCTCCCTCGAGCCGGCCATCTACCTGCCGGGCGAGATGGGTGCACGAAGTGAAGTCAACGTATTTATCGCAAAAGAAAGAGAAGTGATCGTCGCCGGTAAAGAGCAAGAGGAACTTATCCTTATCTATTAA
- a CDS encoding sodium:solute symporter family protein, protein MSLYLWIILVYLLILTGFNFYRSKKIKSQDDFMVAGRKLSMNILVFTLICTWIGSGTFIAGAEYAAYAGWSSLWLPAGAWFGILIIYFLAGKIRTFGQYTIGDILEVRYGKLARLVGAIMIIIAFTTIVSYQFRAGGLILNILTGGQISVALGQFLAAFFVITFTFLGGMVAVAHTDLPNGIIILLACCIAVPLVVLFSGGVDSAAQNLPTTHMALFAKDFGEYPALKAGGYFLATLLLLMGIQSMYQKFYSARTPREARQATALWIFGTIIVEVVVVAIAIYSASSHWVEIKEFEIIRALQGEVRNRTVAMSEVQNRADAMIASLSSEGSLKPGQAIQLTEKIHADLQRVSTEEELFGKREGVDPAAIVLKAAEDISSYTILGFLAGVLLLGAACAVVISTGMNYLLSPTTNIMRDIYGRFIDEGASERKKIILQKAFVILVGVCAFLMIFIPTLMGSKISVLRYAYMAYTMYGVAITPALLAALAWKRATKAGGLSSIIGGGLTAFMLELVIPNLFPEVMKGGDPWGIPGIYISAAVSIGCLIIISLLTKAPSQEEIEELFPKISF, encoded by the coding sequence ATGTCACTCTATCTCTGGATAATTCTCGTCTATCTCCTCATATTGACAGGGTTCAACTTCTACCGGAGCAAGAAGATCAAGAGTCAGGACGACTTCATGGTAGCTGGCAGAAAACTGAGCATGAACATACTCGTCTTCACGCTCATCTGCACCTGGATCGGATCAGGAACTTTCATCGCAGGAGCGGAATACGCCGCCTATGCAGGATGGTCCAGCCTCTGGCTCCCTGCTGGCGCCTGGTTCGGCATCCTCATCATATATTTTCTTGCTGGGAAGATACGGACTTTCGGCCAGTACACAATCGGAGACATTCTCGAGGTTCGTTATGGGAAGCTTGCCCGACTCGTTGGCGCCATCATGATCATCATCGCATTCACAACCATCGTCTCATATCAGTTCCGTGCCGGTGGTCTCATCCTGAATATCTTGACGGGCGGACAGATCTCGGTGGCGTTGGGACAGTTCCTCGCCGCCTTTTTCGTCATCACCTTCACCTTTCTGGGCGGGATGGTCGCCGTTGCACACACCGACCTGCCAAACGGCATCATCATACTTCTTGCATGTTGCATCGCTGTTCCTCTCGTCGTCCTGTTCTCCGGCGGCGTTGATTCCGCCGCTCAGAACCTGCCGACGACTCACATGGCTCTTTTCGCTAAAGACTTCGGAGAATATCCTGCTTTGAAAGCGGGTGGATACTTCCTCGCAACATTGCTTCTTCTGATGGGAATCCAGTCGATGTATCAGAAATTCTATAGCGCTCGCACACCGCGCGAAGCCAGACAGGCAACGGCCCTCTGGATCTTCGGGACCATCATCGTGGAAGTCGTCGTCGTGGCGATAGCCATCTATTCCGCTTCATCTCACTGGGTGGAGATAAAGGAGTTCGAGATAATCAGGGCACTGCAGGGAGAGGTCCGGAACAGAACGGTGGCTATGAGCGAAGTACAGAACAGGGCGGATGCGATGATAGCCAGCCTCTCCTCGGAAGGCTCCTTGAAGCCGGGACAGGCTATCCAGCTTACTGAAAAGATTCACGCTGACCTCCAGAGAGTTTCCACGGAAGAGGAACTGTTCGGCAAGAGAGAAGGTGTAGACCCGGCGGCCATTGTCCTGAAGGCAGCCGAGGATATCTCATCTTATACAATCCTCGGATTCCTTGCCGGCGTGCTCCTTCTTGGAGCCGCCTGCGCCGTAGTAATTTCTACAGGAATGAACTACCTTCTCTCACCCACGACCAACATCATGCGCGACATCTACGGACGGTTCATCGACGAAGGAGCTTCAGAGAGGAAGAAGATCATACTTCAGAAGGCCTTCGTCATCCTGGTCGGTGTCTGCGCCTTTTTGATGATCTTCATCCCGACTTTAATGGGATCGAAGATCTCAGTCCTGAGATATGCCTACATGGCTTACACAATGTACGGAGTCGCGATCACGCCGGCGCTCCTAGCGGCTCTGGCCTGGAAACGGGCCACCAAGGCGGGCGGCCTATCCTCCATCATAGGTGGAGGACTTACAGCGTTCATGCTCGAATTGGTCATTCCTAATTTATTCCCGGAGGTAATGAAGGGTGGAGACCCATGGGGGATCCCGGGGATCTATATCTCCGCTGCCGTTTCTATAGGATGCCTTATCATAATAAGCTTGCTAACGAAGGCGCCGAGCCAGGAAGAGATTGAGGAGCTATTTCCCAAGATCAGTTTCTAG
- a CDS encoding type II secretion system protein, translating to MRIRLNNKWHGERGLTFIELLIVVAILMLIATVVIPMAQVAVKRQKEIDLKRALKQVRDAIDMYKMYADQGFIIQEDIEQEGYPPDLETLVEGVEVGGPENPMPKTIKFLRKIPVDPMTGKAEWGLRSYQDDFDSTSWGGENVYDVYSLSYEEALDGTYYKDW from the coding sequence ATGAGAATTAGATTAAACAACAAATGGCATGGCGAACGGGGACTTACCTTCATTGAACTTCTCATCGTCGTCGCCATACTCATGCTCATAGCCACGGTCGTCATACCTATGGCGCAAGTCGCCGTGAAGAGACAGAAGGAGATAGATCTAAAAAGGGCTCTCAAGCAGGTCCGGGATGCCATCGACATGTACAAGATGTATGCAGATCAGGGGTTCATCATCCAGGAAGACATCGAGCAGGAAGGTTATCCGCCAGACCTGGAGACGCTCGTTGAAGGGGTCGAAGTGGGAGGACCAGAGAACCCCATGCCAAAGACGATAAAATTCTTGAGGAAGATACCGGTTGATCCAATGACAGGCAAGGCGGAGTGGGGCTTGAGGTCATATCAGGATGATTTCGATTCAACGAGCTGGGGCGGAGAGAATGTCTATGACGTTTATTCCTTAAGTTACGAGGAAGCCCTTGATGGTACCTATTACAAAGACTGGTAA
- a CDS encoding tetratricopeptide repeat protein, whose amino-acid sequence MRKGHSPKLIIVLTLLSLLTFLSVASCAPLFRRRPSQPPPRQEPPPKTAPAELPARLPSQPQPTLPAPAPKPVQPKPESSPAPKVEKPALPSDQAASQLIAQGWDCVSNKKLDLAETKFEKALRIAPTSGSAYYGMAQVAYLRTNYAQCLELAQSAELYSFQEPSLLLKAYILEGDCLARMGKRDKAVDAYRKALELDPGSQYILEKLKRMGQ is encoded by the coding sequence ATGAGGAAAGGGCATTCACCCAAACTCATTATTGTTCTAACGCTATTATCCCTTCTTACTTTTCTCTCTGTTGCTAGCTGTGCTCCTCTGTTCAGGAGGAGACCATCGCAGCCACCGCCAAGGCAAGAACCTCCTCCTAAGACGGCGCCCGCTGAACTGCCGGCTCGGCTCCCATCGCAGCCACAGCCAACGCTTCCGGCTCCTGCTCCTAAACCGGTGCAACCCAAACCCGAATCTTCTCCAGCTCCGAAGGTTGAGAAGCCGGCTCTGCCATCGGACCAGGCTGCCTCTCAGTTGATCGCTCAGGGCTGGGATTGCGTGAGTAACAAGAAGCTGGATCTTGCAGAGACAAAGTTCGAGAAGGCTCTTAGGATCGCTCCGACGAGCGGGTCGGCGTACTACGGAATGGCGCAGGTTGCATACCTGCGTACAAACTATGCGCAATGTCTGGAATTGGCTCAGAGCGCGGAGCTCTACTCTTTTCAGGAACCTTCACTCCTGCTGAAAGCCTATATCCTCGAAGGCGACTGCTTGGCCAGGATGGGGAAAAGGGATAAAGCCGTGGATGCTTACAGGAAGGCACTTGAACTCGATCCGGGAAGCCAGTACATTCTGGAAAAGTTGAAGAGAATGGGACAATAA